One region of Plasmodium vivax chromosome 7, whole genome shotgun sequence genomic DNA includes:
- a CDS encoding hypothetical protein, conserved (encoded by transcript PVX_099505A) gives MDLRKHLSSLFLLIYLKCFIRHFCFSPSVENTNGSCYIPSAFKKRQYKQTSSKTFVKGKDTKFQLSLIFRKQKDQSMIRSIPSHVRKRKKKKKKKKKKADGDGEAGEKGQKGGKKKVNKKLMRRRLLKFYKMKRKNEGTEEDVFADREKYSVFDYVEDEMSGVRRDGLSGGMSGGMSGGMSGVSSVSSVSSVSRVSQGSDGDQADPPSAAPPEGHQKEEDEGEAELRTYVDDIQGEESPERVDPTHGQDGGQDGGQDGGKDGGQDDEQPGQHNQHGEATAPAAGRKKKKKLKKLKKNMHIGKYNRKVFTYRKKVSVDDVHEYVQNKQLGEKYILQKDTLKNVFVNKPLFNFYNFYNFFQIDHVEKYNKEKVLNLIYYYMYKYKNKMETQTEYECVKTEDVVGTYERIADERKKMKHYLEFYIDMNNNRYLYMNIDQNYALKKKATDAFTVSNINKVDSMHIHNYRVVWTIRNVQEKLFWRFREMGNIPLTTSAFSFAGKKSFKLKLWLDGHKSAKKGYVSVGLKQLENYSLLEEYICLSLGGVTRGPFQYLSREYYQSCYNFCKFDELDVKNDELQLSLFVYDGVV, from the exons atggaTTTGAGGAAACACCtctcctcccttttcctcctaATTTACCTAAAATGTTTCATACGCCACTTTTGCTTTAGCCCCAGTGTGGAAAACACCAACGGGAGCTGCTACATACCTAGCGCGTTTAAAAAGAGGCAGTACAAGCAAACGTCTAGTAAAACCTTTGTGAAGGGAAAAGATACAAAATTTCAACTCAGTCTGATTTTTAGAAAGCAAAAGGATCAGTCCATGATAAGGAGCATTCCCAGCCATGTgcgaaagagaaagaagaagaaaaaaaaaaagaaaaaaaaggcagacgGTGATGGCGAAGCTGGTGAGAAgggccaaaagggggggaaaaaaaaagtaaacaaAAAGTTAATGAGAAGGAGGCTGCTCAAGTTTTAcaagatgaagaggaaaaacgagGGCACCGAGGAGGATGTTTTTGCGGACAGGGAGAAGTACTCGGTGTTCGACTACGTTGAGGATGAGATGAGTGGTGTGAGGCGCGATGGGTTGAGCGGTGGGATGAGCGGTGGGATGAGCGGTGGGATGAGCGGTGTTAGCAGTGTTAGCAGTGTTAGCAGTGTTAGCCGCGTCAGCCAAGGGAGTGACGGCGACCAGGCGGaccccccctccgctgcaCCCCCCGAGGGGcaccaaaaagaagaagatgaaggagAAGCCGAGCTGCGCACCTACGTGGATGACATTCAAGGGGAGGAGTCCCCCGAACGGGTTGACCCCACTCACGGGCAAGATGGTGGTCAAGATGGTGGTCAAGATGGTGGGAAAGATGGTGGGCAAGATGATGAGCAACCTGGGCAGCATAACCAACACGGCGAAGCAACTGCCCCCGCcgcggggaggaaaaaaaaaaaaaaattgaaaaagctaaaaaagaACATGCACATAGGGAAGTACAACAGAAAGGTTTTCACCtacagaaaaaaagtgtCCGTAGATGACGTGCACGAATATGTCCAGAACAAACAGctgggggaaaaatacatCCTCCAGAAAGACACCCTAAAAAACGTTTTCGTCAATAAGCCCCTCTTCAATTTCTACAACTTTTACAATTTCTTTCAAATTGACCACGTGGAAAAgtataataaagaaaaggttctaaatttaatttactaCTACATGTATAagtacaaaaacaaaatggagactCAAACAGAATACGAGTGTGTGAAGACGGAGGATGTCGTGGGGACGTACGAGAGGATTGCAgatgaaaggaagaaaatgaaacaCTATCTGGAGTTCTACATAGATATGAATAACAACAGGTACCTCTATATGAACATTGACCAGAATTACGCCCTGAAGAAAAAGGCCACGGACGCCTTCACCGTCAGCAACATTAACAAGGTCGACTCGATGCACATACACAATTACAGGGTGGTGTGGACCATTCGAAATGTGCAGGAG AAACTGTTTTGGAGGTTCCGCGAAATGGGGAACATCCCCCTGACGACCTCCGCCTTTTCCTTCGCCGGCAAGAAGTCGTTCAAGTTGAAGCTTTGGCTAGATGGTCACAAGTCCGCCAAGAAGGG CTACGTAAGCGTCGGCCTGAAGCAACTGGAAAACTACTCCCTGCTGGAGGAGTACATCTGCCTCTCCCTTGGCGGAGTCACCAGGGGGCCATTCCAATACCTTTCGAGAGAATACTACCAGAGCTGCTACAACTTCTGTAAGTTTGACGAGCTGGACGTGAAGAACGACGAGTTGCAGTTAAGCTTGTTTGTGTACGATGGGGTTGTGTAG